A segment of the Catenuloplanes nepalensis genome:
CCTGCGCGCCGACCTGCGCGCCTCCCTGCTCGACTTCGCACACGACCTGGCGGAAGGTCACCTGGACCGGCTCCTCGCCGGCGTGGTCGAACACGCCGGCCAGGGGGAGGCCGTGGCCGGCCTGCGCCAGAGGCTCTACGAGACCGGCACGCGAGCCATGCGGGCCGTCCTGACCACCCATCTCGGTCCCGCCGACGTCGAACCGGTCCTCGCCCTGCTCACCGGCGCGGTCCTGGTCCACGTCACCTATGCCGGGCAGCCGGCCACGCCCGCTTTCGTCGACGACCTGATCGAACGGGTGGTCGGCACCTCGCGGGGCGGTGCCGGGACGAAGCGCACCAGCCGTCCGGGCGACTCCCACTCATCGGCATGACCCGGCGCCACGCGGAAACCGTCGCGCGCGGCGCCGGAACCGCGGTGCCCGCGAGCGGGCGATCGCGATGCCGTCCGGAGTGGCGACGTGGTGCCGCGAAGCGCTCGGTCCATGACGTGATCCGGCCCCTCGGCGCCTGCCGAGGGGCCGGATCACTCGACGGTCAGGACACGATGCAGTTGGTGTTGTTCGGGCCTTCGCCCACCTTCACCGGCTCGTCGCCGCTGTTGTTGCCGTTGTAGAGATCGCAGATGCCGATGGAGCCGACGTTGAGCCCGGACAACCGTGCCGTGTCGCCGTAGTTGATGTTGATGCCGACCAGCACGTCACCGTCCGATGCGGTGATGTTCTGCAGGGTCACCGACCGGGCCGCCTGCGTGGAGCAGTTGCCGCAGGAGCGGTAGAGCTTGCCGAAGTCGTTGACCGTGAAGTTGCGGATGGTCACCGACCCGCCGGAGCCGCGGTTGTCCTGGAAGACCTTGTCGGCCGCCTGTGCGGCGCTGCCGCCGTCGACCAGGACCGTCGCACCGGTCCCGCGGAAGGTGGCGGCATCCTCGCCCACGTCCTCCCAGGTGACGTTGCGAAGCGTGCAGCTGCCGGCGCAGTGGACGCCGTCGGCGGCCGGGGCGCCCAGAACGACGTTCGTCAGGGTCGCGCCGGCGGCCAGGCGGAACAACGGGTCCTGGCCCTCGTTCTGGCCGCCGCTGCCGAGGTCGCCGGTGCCGTAGTAGCGGTTTCCGCCACCGTCGAACGTTCCGGACACCGCAATCGTCGCGGGAACCGGCACGTTGGCGGCGGCGGAGGCCATTCCCGCCAGGGAGACGGAGCCGGCCAGCGCCGTGGCCAGCACGGCGGCTCCGAGGAGTAGACGTGGTGTTCTCATGGTCTCGACCTTTCGTCGCTACCCACTCTCTTCCGGTCAAGGTGGGGCACTCTCGGACCATATGTCGCAGAACAACCATGAGAAGACTTCGACAGCGATAAATTTCCTAAGGCAACTTTAATCTCTGCTTTGTTCAACATCGAAACTCAGCGGGAATCCTGGCGTGCGGCGGACGTCCGCCCACTCGAGTGGACCTTCGACGTCCTGGGCACCCGCGACGACGTCGGGCCGAACACCGCGCTCCACACCGGATTCTGTCGTAGCCGGACGCTAGCCTCTCCACGTCGCCGATCGAGCACGGGAGAACACATGCCGACGTTCACGCTGCCGGACGAGCACGCCTGGGAGTTGCCGGCGCAGTGGCGGGAGTCGCTGCATCCACGCCGCGGCGGCACCCCGCACCCGCCACCGCCCGCGCCCGCGGACCCGGCCGCGGCGCTGCGCGCGCACCTGGAGGCGGAGAAGCCGGGCCGCGTGCTGACCCAGGCGCTGGAGCGCGCGGTGCGCTACGACCCGCGGCTGCTGGCCGCCGGCCGCCGCTACCTCGACCGCGGCGGCGACGACCCGGACGTGCGCGGCGCCGCGGTGGCCGCGCTGCTGACCGGCGGCTCGGTGCACCGGCACGCGGCGGTGCAACTGGCCGACCTGTGGATGGCCCGGTTCGGCGCCGAGTTCACGGCGCGGGCGCTCGGGGAGACGATCCAGCTGGTCGCGACGCACGCGTTGTGGGCGCACGACCCCGACGCCGAGAAGACGTACGACCGCATGTGGCGCGGTGAGGACCGCACGGCGCTCTACGTGCTGGCACGCGCGGTCCGCTCCCGCCTCGCCGTGGCCTCCGCGGCCGACTACGCGCTGGCCTGCGAGATCCTCGGCGGCTACCGCACCACATCGGTCGGGCGGATCATGACGTCGTACGTGCTGCCGACGCAGACCGCGTGGGTCGACGAGGACTGCGCCGCGGCCGCGGGCTGGGCCGCCGACGAGACGAAGGACGAGGACGGCGAGCATGTGGCGCACCACTGGCTGAGCGCGCTGCTCCTGCTCGCCGCCGGCACGCCCCGGCACCTCGCGCAGCTGCGCGGCATCCACGCCTACATGCTGGACTATCCGCCCCACACGGTGGTCGGCACCATCCTGGACGGCGTCGGCCCGGCCGCCGTCCCGCTCCTGGCCGAGCCGTTCTACCTGGAATCGCTGCGCCTCGGCGACGACTGGCGGCAGACGCGGCCGGGCGCGGACCTGGTCCGGCTGCTCGCCTCTATTCCGACCGACGAAGCGTTCCGCCTGCTGTGCCGCACGACGCTCGACGAGACGCCGCTGCGCCCGGGCTGGCTGCTCAAGTCCGGCGCGCTGAAACGCTACCCGGTGCGGGCGCTGCGCATCCTGGCCGAGCGCGAGACGGGCGCACCCTCCGCGGACACCGACATCCTGGGCACGCTGCTGCTGGCCGAGCCGCGGCTGCTCCCGGCCGCCGCGCCGCAGCTACCGCCACGGGCGCGCGACCGCGCCGCACAGATCGTGGCCGACGGCGGCGCCGGTATCGGTACGGGCTGGGCCGCGCTGCTGGACCGCAACGGCCGATACCCCAGGGTGCTCGACACCGCCGACGACGAGAAGCGGGTGGTGGGCGCGCTCGCCGCGGTACCGACCGAGGAAGCGTTCGGCCTGCTCATCGACCGGATCGACCGCAAGTACGTCCGGCCCGCGCTGCTGGTCGCCGCCAAACGGCAGCCACGCCTGGCACTGCGCGCGCTGGTGGCGCGCGCAGCCGGCAACGACACCGCGACCGCGTTGCTGCACGACCACGTGCTCGCCTACCCGGAGGCGGTCGCGGCCGAACTGCCGTCGCTTCCCGAGGCCGGCCGGGCACTGGTCCGCGCGCACATGCCGGCACCGCCCGCCACCGGCCCCGCGGCCGGCGACGCGCCGGCGTCACTGTCCGCGC
Coding sequences within it:
- a CDS encoding TetR/AcrR family transcriptional regulator, with translation MQTDFSAGVDPRILRTHRDVVRATATLLIAGGWDAVTHAEVARRSGYSKATVYAHWPTRFDLIRASIELICDEADHPAATGDLRADLRASLLDFAHDLAEGHLDRLLAGVVEHAGQGEAVAGLRQRLYETGTRAMRAVLTTHLGPADVEPVLALLTGAVLVHVTYAGQPATPAFVDDLIERVVGTSRGGAGTKRTSRPGDSHSSA
- a CDS encoding pectate lyase, coding for MRTPRLLLGAAVLATALAGSVSLAGMASAAANVPVPATIAVSGTFDGGGNRYYGTGDLGSGGQNEGQDPLFRLAAGATLTNVVLGAPAADGVHCAGSCTLRNVTWEDVGEDAATFRGTGATVLVDGGSAAQAADKVFQDNRGSGGSVTIRNFTVNDFGKLYRSCGNCSTQAARSVTLQNITASDGDVLVGININYGDTARLSGLNVGSIGICDLYNGNNSGDEPVKVGEGPNNTNCIVS
- a CDS encoding DUF4132 domain-containing protein, translating into MPTFTLPDEHAWELPAQWRESLHPRRGGTPHPPPPAPADPAAALRAHLEAEKPGRVLTQALERAVRYDPRLLAAGRRYLDRGGDDPDVRGAAVAALLTGGSVHRHAAVQLADLWMARFGAEFTARALGETIQLVATHALWAHDPDAEKTYDRMWRGEDRTALYVLARAVRSRLAVASAADYALACEILGGYRTTSVGRIMTSYVLPTQTAWVDEDCAAAAGWAADETKDEDGEHVAHHWLSALLLLAAGTPRHLAQLRGIHAYMLDYPPHTVVGTILDGVGPAAVPLLAEPFYLESLRLGDDWRQTRPGADLVRLLASIPTDEAFRLLCRTTLDETPLRPGWLLKSGALKRYPVRALRILAERETGAPSADTDILGTLLLAEPRLLPAAAPQLPPRARDRAAQIVADGGAGIGTGWAALLDRNGRYPRVLDTADDEKRVVGALAAVPTEEAFGLLIDRIDRKYVRPALLVAAKRQPRLALRALVARAAGNDTATALLHDHVLAYPEAVAAELPSLPEAGRALVRAHMPAPPATGPAAGDAPASLSAPLRRAPALPEWLVIPALPAVRVRAGGAALPPEAARRLCELLALSTIARPHPSLADAREDCEPRDLARFAWALFTQWQAAQYPAKTRLAMIALAHLGDDHVVPQLTALFGDWAAGGTMRVRTGLEVLATIGSDVALTALQRYARRVRTAGLRRFAEEALAAAAEARGVTLAQLSDRIVPDLGLDADGHVTLDYGPRRFTAGLDAQLQPWLADQRGARLTRLPRPAATDDATLAADAAHRWAELKKEAKTVVAERLRAMEDAMVTERRWSVADFRRLLVTHPLSGQITRRLLWIAEDADGTRTLVRVAEDRTFADVDDKLVPLDPAAGIGVAHPCHIAADRAAWASVFEDYAIGQPFPQLEREALTLADAGLDGIAGARVEGGRLFSLAARGWRFTDEHSALAHDWAGGLTTIVEFGPGYHWQDPDQPQHVRAVHIRSTAPVPEPAEDPARFADLGPVAASELARDLRFLTR